Proteins encoded within one genomic window of Aquamicrobium lusatiense:
- a CDS encoding Hsp20 family protein, whose amino-acid sequence MTRMTPFSSPLLLGFDAMEKTLERLAKSGDGYPPYNIERLRGADGTTEKLRITLAVAGFAESDLDVTTEESQLIVRGRQTDDSEREFLHRGIAARQFQRCFVLADGMRVIGAELRNGLLSIDLDRPEAERLVRKINISVKD is encoded by the coding sequence ATGACCAGAATGACGCCTTTTTCCAGCCCGCTTCTCCTCGGCTTCGATGCCATGGAAAAAACGCTGGAACGCCTGGCAAAGTCGGGTGACGGCTACCCTCCCTATAATATCGAGCGCCTTCGCGGCGCAGACGGCACCACAGAAAAGCTGCGGATCACGCTGGCAGTCGCAGGCTTCGCTGAAAGCGACCTCGACGTGACCACGGAGGAAAGCCAGTTGATCGTCAGGGGCCGGCAGACAGACGACTCCGAGCGCGAATTCCTCCACCGTGGCATCGCTGCCCGCCAGTTCCAGCGCTGTTTCGTGCTGGCTGATGGAATGCGCGTGATCGGGGCAGAGCTCAGGAACGGGCTTCTGTCCATAGATCTCGACCGGCCCGAAGCCGAAAGGCTGGTACGAAAAATAAACATATCGGTGAAAGACTGA
- the sppA gene encoding signal peptide peptidase SppA translates to MAQRADDLIDRRRLRRKLTFWRALTIIVILLAIGGIAAWFGGDGTGSGSHIAKVRITGTITQDDKLLERLEKIRKSPRVAGVIVQIDSPGGTTTGGESIYEAVRKIAAEKPVVAEVGTLAASAGYMIASATDHIVARQSSIVGSIGVLIQYPDVTGLMDKIGIKLEEVKSSPLKASPSPFKPTNEEERAMVRRLIMDSYDWFVDIVANRRSMTREQALALADGSIFTGRQGLQNKLVDALGGEEEAVAWLESKGVAPDLRVIEWKPKEGTASLLLSQSLVRNIARALGLPEQSGDVVRELGMERLFLDGLVSVWHP, encoded by the coding sequence ATGGCACAGAGAGCCGATGACCTGATCGACCGGCGCAGACTTCGGCGCAAGCTGACATTCTGGCGCGCACTGACAATCATCGTCATCCTGCTTGCCATAGGCGGCATCGCAGCCTGGTTTGGCGGCGATGGCACCGGCTCAGGCTCCCATATCGCCAAGGTCCGGATCACGGGCACCATCACCCAGGACGACAAGCTGCTCGAACGGCTGGAGAAGATTCGCAAATCGCCGCGCGTCGCCGGCGTCATCGTCCAGATCGACTCGCCCGGCGGCACCACGACCGGCGGGGAATCCATTTACGAGGCCGTGCGCAAGATCGCCGCTGAAAAGCCGGTGGTCGCGGAAGTCGGCACGCTGGCGGCCTCCGCCGGCTACATGATCGCCAGCGCCACGGATCATATCGTGGCCCGCCAGTCCTCGATCGTCGGCTCGATCGGCGTGCTGATCCAGTATCCGGACGTCACCGGCCTGATGGACAAGATCGGCATCAAGCTGGAAGAGGTGAAATCCTCGCCGCTCAAGGCCTCGCCCTCGCCCTTCAAGCCGACCAACGAGGAAGAGCGCGCCATGGTGCGCCGCCTGATCATGGACAGCTACGACTGGTTCGTCGACATCGTCGCCAACCGCCGGTCGATGACCCGCGAGCAGGCGCTTGCGCTCGCCGACGGATCGATCTTCACCGGCCGGCAGGGCTTGCAGAACAAGCTCGTCGACGCTCTCGGGGGAGAGGAAGAAGCCGTGGCGTGGCTGGAAAGCAAGGGCGTTGCGCCCGATCTCAGGGTTATCGAGTGGAAGCCTAAGGAGGGAACCGCAAGCCTTCTTTTGTCGCAATCGCTGGTACGCAACATCGCGCGCGCTCTGGGTCTGCCCGAGCAAAGCGGCGACGTGGTCAGGGAGCTTGGCATGGAGCGGCTGTTCCTTGACGGGCTGGTGTCGGTCTGGCACCCTTGA
- the lptC gene encoding LPS export ABC transporter periplasmic protein LptC — translation MGMEDRLPRPALAQAGDGQREAAFDRAQQHSRRVRRLKFVVPAIAIAMAVAFPLYSYMVAPDEVPVTTESSAFSDGKLVMSNPKLEGFTKALLPYAMTAVRAVQDTAKEGVIELEGISARLPLNAETTAKVDALNGSYDRSGNTLQLDNEITVTTTDGMVAKLKSAFLDMDKGNMKTEQPVEISRAGSRITSDTMSVEDGGKVMIFEKRVRVSIDPAARKADQKKSGDTNATQ, via the coding sequence ATGGGCATGGAAGACAGACTGCCGCGGCCCGCGCTTGCCCAGGCGGGCGACGGCCAGCGCGAAGCAGCCTTCGACCGCGCCCAGCAGCATTCGCGCCGGGTGCGCAGGCTTAAATTCGTGGTTCCGGCGATCGCCATTGCCATGGCCGTCGCCTTTCCGCTTTATTCTTATATGGTTGCTCCCGACGAGGTGCCGGTCACGACCGAGAGCAGCGCTTTTTCCGATGGCAAGCTGGTGATGTCCAATCCGAAGCTGGAAGGCTTCACCAAGGCGCTTCTGCCTTACGCGATGACGGCGGTTCGGGCCGTGCAGGATACCGCCAAAGAAGGCGTGATCGAGCTGGAGGGCATCAGCGCCCGGCTGCCGCTGAATGCGGAGACCACCGCGAAGGTGGATGCGTTAAACGGTTCTTATGATCGTTCGGGCAATACGCTGCAGCTGGACAACGAAATTACGGTCACGACCACCGACGGAATGGTTGCAAAGCTGAAATCGGCCTTTCTCGACATGGACAAAGGCAATATGAAGACGGAGCAACCCGTCGAAATCAGCCGGGCCGGATCGCGTATCACTTCCGACACGATGTCGGTGGAAGATGGCGGCAAGGTCATGATATTCGAGAAGCGGGTTCGCGTGAGCATCGACCCCGCCGCCCGGAAGGCGGATCAGAAAAAGAGCGGAGACACCAATGCTACGCAGTGA
- the ptsN gene encoding PTS IIA-like nitrogen regulatory protein PtsN — MALNDLVDVPAILPALKASSKKQVLQLLAERASAISGIPERDIFETILQREKLGSTGVGNGIAIPHGKLAGVKGITGVFARLETPVDFEALDDQPVDLVFLLLAPEGAGADHLKALSRIARVLRDTDTVNKIRGTRDAQAIHALLSETPASHAA; from the coding sequence ATGGCTCTGAACGATCTTGTCGACGTTCCGGCAATCCTGCCGGCGTTGAAGGCCAGCTCCAAGAAGCAGGTGCTCCAGCTTCTGGCCGAGCGCGCATCCGCTATCTCGGGTATTCCCGAGCGCGACATTTTCGAAACGATCCTGCAGCGCGAAAAGCTGGGATCCACCGGTGTCGGCAACGGCATCGCCATTCCGCACGGCAAGCTGGCCGGCGTGAAGGGCATCACTGGCGTCTTCGCGCGACTGGAAACGCCTGTCGATTTCGAGGCGCTGGACGATCAGCCGGTCGATCTCGTATTTCTGCTGCTGGCGCCCGAGGGTGCCGGCGCGGACCACCTCAAGGCCTTGTCGCGCATTGCGCGTGTGTTGCGCGACACCGACACCGTGAACAAGATCCGCGGCACCCGCGATGCGCAGGCAATTCACGCGCTGCTTTCCGAAACGCCGGCTTCGCACGCAGCCTGA
- a CDS encoding alpha/beta hydrolase, with product MKRAALAAATLLCSCVVSPSLADAVAARLAETVVEAQVEEGVLKGYMLLPGDRSGQPVAVIIPGSGPTDHDGNNPLGIKAGYLKMLAEELAEKEIGSIRIDKRGMFASTTGFPDANDVRMTDYAGDAIAWLKVAREKAGTDCAWLVGHSEGGLVALIAAQMAGPDLCGVVLVSAPGRPLGEILREQFTGNPANRPVLPQLLEATRTLERGEKVDVASLPGIVRPLFPESIQGFLIDLLSYKPAELIAKLRVPVLIVQGDNDLQVRVVDAKNLSQAQPSAQLKIFPGMNHVLKETPKDNLIANFAAYGDAEMPLAAGLSDEIAGFIAGRR from the coding sequence ATGAAAAGGGCTGCTCTGGCGGCCGCCACGCTCCTCTGTTCCTGCGTCGTTTCGCCATCGCTTGCCGATGCAGTGGCCGCGCGGCTGGCCGAAACGGTTGTCGAGGCGCAGGTGGAGGAAGGCGTCCTGAAGGGGTACATGCTCCTTCCCGGCGACCGGTCAGGACAGCCGGTGGCCGTCATCATCCCGGGCTCCGGTCCAACCGACCATGACGGCAATAATCCGCTCGGCATCAAGGCGGGCTATCTGAAGATGCTGGCAGAGGAACTGGCCGAAAAGGAAATTGGTTCGATCCGCATCGACAAGCGTGGCATGTTCGCAAGCACCACCGGTTTTCCCGACGCCAATGACGTGCGCATGACGGACTATGCGGGAGACGCCATTGCCTGGCTGAAGGTCGCGCGCGAGAAGGCGGGAACGGACTGCGCCTGGCTGGTGGGCCACAGCGAGGGCGGTCTGGTCGCCCTGATCGCCGCGCAGATGGCGGGGCCGGACCTGTGCGGCGTGGTGCTCGTCTCCGCGCCCGGCCGTCCGCTGGGCGAGATCCTGCGGGAGCAATTTACGGGGAACCCTGCCAACCGGCCTGTCCTGCCCCAGCTTCTGGAGGCGACCAGAACGCTGGAACGCGGCGAGAAGGTCGATGTCGCCAGCCTTCCCGGGATCGTGCGGCCGCTGTTTCCGGAAAGCATTCAGGGCTTTCTCATCGATCTGCTGAGCTACAAACCGGCAGAACTGATTGCAAAGCTGAGGGTGCCGGTGCTGATCGTGCAGGGCGACAATGATCTTCAGGTGAGGGTGGTTGATGCAAAAAACCTGTCACAGGCCCAGCCGTCGGCGCAGCTGAAGATTTTCCCCGGTATGAATCACGTACTGAAAGAGACGCCGAAGGATAATCTCATCGCCAATTTTGCCGCCTATGGCGATGCCGAAATGCCTCTGGCTGCGGGCTTGTCCGATGAAATAGCCGGGTTCATCGCCGGCAGGCGCTGA
- the lptB gene encoding LPS export ABC transporter ATP-binding protein, which produces MLSLQKFGLSGRKASETASPPKDEAVSSGLKGTLIARGLTKSYKGRRVVNGVSLGVRAGEAVGLLGPNGAGKTTCFYMVTGLVPVDEGTIEIDGYDVTSMPMYRRARLGIGYLPQETSIFRGLSVEQNIRAVLEVVEKSRKQREKNLDELLEEFHISHLRHAPSMALSGGERRRLEIARALASRPAYMLLDEPFAGIDPIAVADIQQLVRHLTKRGIGVLITDHNVRETLGLIDRAYIIHAGEVLTHGRAEEVVANADVRRLYLGEGFTL; this is translated from the coding sequence ATGCTTTCACTTCAGAAGTTCGGCCTGTCCGGACGCAAGGCCAGCGAGACTGCTTCCCCGCCGAAGGATGAGGCCGTTTCGTCCGGGCTCAAGGGTACGCTGATCGCCCGCGGCCTGACCAAGAGCTATAAGGGCCGAAGGGTCGTCAACGGCGTTTCGCTTGGCGTGCGCGCCGGCGAGGCCGTGGGCCTGCTTGGGCCCAATGGCGCCGGCAAGACGACCTGCTTCTACATGGTTACCGGGCTGGTTCCGGTGGACGAAGGCACCATCGAGATCGATGGTTACGATGTCACCTCGATGCCCATGTATCGCCGGGCGCGGCTGGGCATCGGCTATCTGCCGCAGGAAACCTCCATCTTCCGGGGGCTGAGCGTCGAGCAGAACATACGCGCGGTGCTGGAAGTCGTCGAAAAGAGCCGCAAGCAGCGCGAGAAGAACCTCGATGAGCTGCTCGAAGAGTTCCATATCAGCCATCTTCGCCATGCGCCGTCGATGGCGTTGTCTGGCGGCGAACGCCGGCGACTGGAGATCGCGCGGGCGCTGGCCAGCCGGCCGGCCTATATGCTGCTGGACGAGCCATTCGCGGGTATCGATCCCATTGCTGTGGCCGATATCCAGCAACTGGTGCGCCATCTCACCAAGCGCGGCATCGGCGTGCTGATCACCGATCACAATGTGCGCGAGACGCTGGGGCTCATCGACCGCGCCTACATCATCCACGCCGGCGAAGTTCTCACCCATGGTCGGGCCGAGGAAGTGGTCGCCAACGCCGATGTGCGGCGTCTCTATCTCGGCGAAGGCTTCACGCTCTGA
- a CDS encoding integration host factor subunit beta, whose translation MIKSELVQIIASRNPHLFLRDVENIVSAVFDEITDALAEGNRVELRGFGAFSVKNRPARTGRNPRTGEAVEVEEKWVPFFKTGKELRERLNAED comes from the coding sequence ATGATCAAGTCTGAACTCGTGCAAATCATTGCCTCTCGCAACCCGCATCTTTTCCTGCGCGATGTCGAAAACATCGTCAGCGCGGTGTTTGATGAGATCACCGATGCGCTGGCGGAGGGCAACCGCGTGGAGTTGCGCGGCTTCGGCGCCTTCTCGGTGAAGAACCGCCCCGCCCGCACCGGACGCAACCCGCGCACGGGCGAAGCGGTCGAGGTCGAGGAGAAGTGGGTTCCCTTCTTCAAGACCGGCAAGGAACTGCGTGAAAGGCTGAACGCGGAGGACTAA
- a CDS encoding DUF1049 domain-containing protein: MFNRFALVLVFVPLAIILIALAVANRAPVAFTVDPFNPGNPALTYTLPFFVFLFAALALGMLIGSLATWFRQGRYRKLARQRAIEAESLKQAAGARPAAANPNNPAPRNPALPHPSA, from the coding sequence ATGTTCAATCGCTTCGCTCTCGTTCTCGTCTTCGTGCCGCTGGCCATCATTCTGATCGCGCTGGCGGTGGCGAACCGCGCTCCGGTTGCGTTCACCGTCGATCCGTTCAACCCCGGCAATCCGGCGCTGACCTACACGCTGCCCTTCTTCGTGTTCCTGTTCGCCGCACTGGCGCTCGGCATGCTGATCGGAAGCCTGGCCACATGGTTCCGGCAGGGGCGCTACCGCAAGCTGGCCCGCCAGCGCGCGATCGAGGCCGAAAGCCTGAAGCAGGCAGCAGGCGCGCGTCCGGCTGCCGCGAACCCGAACAATCCGGCCCCTCGCAATCCGGCGCTACCGCACCCGAGCGCCTGA
- a CDS encoding LptA/OstA family protein yields the protein MLRSDSMRLAALASALSLVVAGSAFAQSGGTGTMSGLKLAGDQPIEIESDKLEVRENESLAIFTGNVQVIQGPTLLKAGSMDVYYVNDKGGNADAAAGSATTGTANIDRLEVRDKVYIKSDTQVATGDRGTFDMKTEVLVLSGDKVVLSDGDNVLTGCKLTVQMKTGLAQVEACGKRVMMSISPGSQKKP from the coding sequence ATGCTACGCAGTGATTCGATGAGGCTTGCAGCGCTTGCATCTGCCTTGTCCCTTGTCGTGGCGGGCTCCGCCTTTGCCCAGTCGGGCGGCACCGGCACCATGTCGGGCCTGAAGCTGGCGGGTGATCAGCCAATCGAGATCGAAAGCGACAAGCTGGAAGTGCGTGAGAACGAAAGTCTCGCCATTTTCACCGGCAATGTGCAGGTTATTCAGGGGCCGACCCTGCTCAAGGCCGGTTCCATGGATGTTTATTACGTCAACGACAAGGGCGGTAATGCCGACGCTGCTGCGGGCTCCGCCACCACCGGCACGGCCAACATCGACCGGCTTGAGGTCAGGGACAAGGTTTACATCAAGTCCGACACGCAGGTCGCCACGGGCGATCGCGGCACCTTCGACATGAAGACCGAGGTTCTGGTTCTGTCGGGCGACAAGGTGGTCCTGTCTGACGGCGACAATGTTCTTACCGGCTGCAAGCTGACCGTGCAGATGAAAACCGGCCTCGCTCAGGTGGAGGCCTGCGGCAAGAGGGTCATGATGTCGATCTCTCCGGGTTCGCAGAAGAAACCGTAG
- the hpf gene encoding ribosome hibernation-promoting factor, HPF/YfiA family has product MALRIAGKHMDVGDAFRTRIDERVTDIIAKYFDRGFSGQVTVIKSGSRFTCDCVVRLDSGASLQAAGESHDPIQAFEAAAERLEKRLRRYKRRLKSHYPVNASSEGQNIAYTVVEALAEDDEEDIPEDFAPTIVAESSLALKTMSVASAVIELDTTGSPVLVFRNGGTEQLNIVYRRPDGNIGWIDPATVKTA; this is encoded by the coding sequence ATGGCATTGCGGATTGCAGGAAAACATATGGATGTCGGTGATGCGTTCCGGACGCGCATCGATGAACGTGTTACTGACATCATTGCGAAATATTTCGACCGCGGTTTTTCGGGCCAGGTCACTGTCATCAAGTCCGGCTCGCGTTTCACCTGCGATTGCGTTGTGAGGCTTGATTCGGGCGCCTCCCTGCAGGCTGCAGGCGAATCCCACGATCCCATTCAGGCTTTCGAGGCTGCCGCTGAGCGGCTGGAAAAGCGTCTGCGCCGCTACAAGCGCCGTCTGAAGTCGCATTATCCGGTGAATGCCTCTTCCGAGGGGCAGAATATCGCCTATACGGTGGTGGAAGCGCTGGCCGAGGATGACGAGGAGGATATCCCGGAGGATTTCGCTCCCACCATCGTCGCCGAATCGAGCCTTGCGCTGAAGACGATGTCCGTCGCTTCGGCTGTCATCGAACTCGACACGACGGGCAGCCCCGTCCTTGTGTTCCGTAACGGCGGGACAGAACAGCTCAACATCGTCTATCGCCGGCCGGACGGGAACATCGGCTGGATTGATCCCGCGACGGTAAAAACCGCGTAA
- the rpoN gene encoding RNA polymerase factor sigma-54, which translates to MALSAKLQVRQTQSLVMTPQLLQSIRLLQFTHAELEHFVDEEVERNPLLERAESVPEDMAGPEPESGSNSAGETGDDWFGKEAGLSSEAISERLDSSLENLFPDDPGRSEQLDPSLSMQWKSAAGGSAGGTSEGFDLEDLAAAPVTLRDHIAEQIAFAFTDPRERMIAAELADCLDEAGYLRADPGECAERLGTDADSVEAVLSRCRNFDPPGLFARDLAECLSIQLRARNRLDPAMRALLERLDLLARRDFQSLRRICGVDEEDLLDMLAEIRGLDPRPGLAFSGGNSETLVPDVEVRPASDGGWTVELNADALPRVLIDQTYFARVSAQTRDQGEKDFLGQCLQSANWLARSLDQRARTILKVASEIVRQQDAFLAHGVRHLRPLNLKTVADAIGMHESTVSRATANKYMNTPRGVFEMRYFFTVAIAASGEGESHSSEAVRDRIRELIEAEEMSCVLSDDTIVDRLKEEGIDIARRTVAKYREAMNIPSSVQRRREKRARAGLKG; encoded by the coding sequence ATGGCACTCTCGGCAAAATTGCAGGTCAGGCAGACGCAGTCGCTGGTGATGACGCCGCAACTGCTGCAGTCGATACGCCTGCTGCAGTTTACCCATGCCGAGCTGGAGCATTTCGTCGACGAAGAGGTTGAGCGCAATCCTCTGCTGGAGCGGGCGGAGAGCGTCCCCGAAGATATGGCCGGACCGGAGCCGGAATCCGGATCGAACAGTGCCGGCGAAACCGGCGACGACTGGTTCGGCAAAGAAGCGGGGCTCTCTTCCGAGGCGATATCGGAGCGGTTGGATTCGTCTCTTGAAAATCTGTTTCCGGATGATCCGGGGCGTTCCGAACAGCTTGACCCTTCCTTGTCGATGCAGTGGAAATCCGCCGCTGGCGGATCCGCCGGTGGAACTTCCGAGGGGTTCGATCTTGAGGATCTGGCGGCCGCACCCGTCACATTGCGCGATCACATCGCGGAACAGATTGCCTTTGCGTTCACCGATCCGCGGGAACGGATGATCGCGGCCGAGCTTGCCGATTGTCTCGACGAGGCCGGTTATTTGCGGGCCGATCCGGGCGAATGTGCCGAACGGCTCGGCACGGATGCCGACAGCGTCGAGGCCGTGCTCTCCCGTTGCCGGAATTTCGATCCGCCGGGGCTGTTCGCACGTGACCTTGCCGAATGCCTGTCCATCCAGCTTCGTGCCCGCAACCGGCTCGATCCGGCCATGCGGGCGCTGCTGGAGAGGCTCGATCTTCTCGCCCGCAGGGATTTCCAGTCGCTCAGGCGCATCTGCGGCGTCGATGAGGAAGACCTTCTGGATATGCTGGCCGAGATCCGGGGGCTGGATCCGCGTCCGGGCCTCGCCTTTTCCGGAGGGAACAGCGAGACGCTCGTGCCCGATGTCGAGGTGCGGCCCGCCAGCGATGGTGGGTGGACGGTGGAACTGAATGCCGATGCCCTGCCGCGCGTGCTGATCGACCAGACTTATTTTGCACGGGTGTCCGCCCAGACGCGGGATCAGGGCGAAAAGGATTTTCTCGGGCAATGTCTGCAGAGCGCCAACTGGCTGGCGCGCAGCCTCGACCAGCGCGCGAGGACCATCCTGAAGGTGGCTTCCGAGATCGTGCGCCAGCAGGATGCCTTTCTGGCTCATGGCGTGCGGCACCTGCGGCCGCTCAACCTGAAAACCGTGGCCGACGCCATCGGCATGCACGAATCGACTGTCAGTCGGGCCACCGCCAACAAGTACATGAACACGCCGCGCGGCGTGTTCGAGATGCGCTATTTCTTCACCGTGGCGATCGCAGCATCCGGCGAGGGCGAATCCCATTCCTCCGAAGCCGTGCGTGACAGGATTCGCGAACTGATCGAAGCCGAGGAAATGAGCTGTGTACTTTCGGATGACACGATTGTTGATCGCCTGAAGGAGGAAGGCATCGATATCGCTCGACGCACGGTCGCCAAGTATCGGGAAGCTATGAATATTCCCTCTTCGGTCCAGCGCAGGCGCGAGAAGCGGGCGCGCGCCGGCCTGAAAGGCTGA
- a CDS encoding DUF1150 family protein, protein MTRTVDTIADSQVMSEGELAHLGEGTVAYLRKMSSDDLRGRFPGLAQITPGLELWALFAANGQPILLADERDRALAGAMENDLTTVATH, encoded by the coding sequence ATGACCAGAACCGTTGACACGATTGCCGACAGCCAGGTGATGAGCGAAGGCGAACTGGCCCATCTCGGCGAAGGTACAGTTGCCTATCTGCGAAAGATGTCAAGCGACGACCTGCGGGGTCGCTTCCCCGGCCTGGCGCAGATCACGCCCGGACTTGAGCTGTGGGCACTGTTCGCGGCGAACGGCCAGCCGATCCTGCTGGCCGACGAACGCGACCGCGCACTTGCCGGAGCGATGGAAAACGACCTGACCACGGTTGCCACGCACTGA
- a CDS encoding ribokinase codes for MIIVVGSINLDLIVRLDRLPSPGETLQGTGFDKAPGGKGANQALAAARAGARVRMIGSVGNDAFAGEALCLLRAGGLDLSGVAVSTAPTGTALIFVGADGENMIALVAGANSEVRPADLGKAELKKGDVLLLQQEIPPETVEAALDMARDAGALSVLNIAPYRDESGRCLTKADFIVANETEFDQCCRTIGIEGSDVKRRMRSFISRTGGTIIVTLGPDGVLAATPDNFLEVPAMDIQPVDTVGAGDTFCGYLAAGLSMDLSLEKVLARAAAAGSLACLKAGAQPSIPLASEVDTALSRRAR; via the coding sequence ATGATCATCGTTGTCGGATCGATCAATCTGGATCTGATCGTCAGGCTGGATCGCCTGCCCTCTCCCGGTGAGACATTGCAGGGCACCGGCTTTGACAAAGCTCCCGGAGGCAAGGGTGCCAATCAGGCTCTGGCGGCAGCGCGCGCCGGCGCAAGAGTGCGCATGATAGGATCCGTCGGCAACGATGCCTTCGCCGGTGAGGCTTTGTGCCTTCTACGCGCCGGCGGGCTCGATCTTTCCGGCGTGGCCGTCAGCACGGCCCCGACCGGCACCGCGCTTATCTTCGTCGGCGCCGATGGTGAAAACATGATCGCGCTGGTAGCGGGCGCCAACAGCGAAGTTCGTCCCGCTGATCTTGGAAAGGCAGAGCTGAAGAAGGGTGATGTCCTGCTGCTTCAGCAGGAGATACCACCCGAAACCGTCGAGGCTGCACTCGATATGGCCCGGGACGCGGGTGCGCTCAGCGTGCTCAACATCGCGCCCTACCGCGATGAGTCAGGCCGGTGCCTCACCAAAGCGGACTTCATAGTCGCAAACGAAACGGAGTTCGACCAGTGCTGCCGCACCATCGGGATTGAAGGCAGCGACGTAAAGCGACGCATGCGGAGCTTCATATCCCGGACCGGCGGAACGATCATCGTTACATTGGGCCCCGACGGCGTTCTGGCCGCGACGCCCGACAATTTTCTGGAGGTGCCAGCCATGGACATACAGCCGGTCGATACGGTTGGTGCGGGCGACACCTTCTGCGGTTATCTGGCAGCGGGCCTCAGCATGGACCTGTCTCTTGAAAAGGTGCTTGCGCGCGCGGCTGCGGCAGGTTCCCTCGCCTGCCTCAAAGCCGGCGCCCAGCCTTCCATCCCACTCGCGAGCGAGGTGGATACTGCCCTCTCCCGCAGGGCCCGGTGA
- a CDS encoding methylated-DNA--[protein]-cysteine S-methyltransferase, with protein sequence MNARTQMKPVPVLERDITPQGSDYEIVRQVIEKISLEYRDQPSLEELAADVGETPTGLQKLFTRWAGLSPKGFLQAVTLDHARRLLESGAPLLEASMEVGMSGPARLHDLFVTHEAMSPGAYKNRGEGLTINYGYHVSPFGIALIMVTDRGLAGLSFNDPGDEKAAFDDMAGRWPNATYIEDMAAILPYAQRIFDPSRWRADQPLRVVMIGTDFQVRVWEALLSIPMGTARTYSDLAGQIGEPKASRAVGAACGANPISFVVPCHRALAKSGALTGYHWGLTRKRAILGWEAGQVA encoded by the coding sequence ATGAACGCCCGCACCCAGATGAAGCCCGTACCCGTTCTCGAACGCGACATCACCCCGCAAGGCAGCGATTATGAGATCGTGCGCCAGGTCATCGAAAAGATCAGCCTCGAATATCGCGACCAGCCCTCACTGGAAGAGCTGGCCGCCGATGTGGGCGAGACCCCGACCGGCCTGCAGAAACTGTTCACCCGCTGGGCCGGACTTTCGCCCAAGGGCTTTTTGCAGGCGGTGACGCTCGATCATGCGCGGCGACTGCTCGAATCGGGCGCGCCGCTGCTGGAAGCCTCCATGGAAGTTGGCATGTCTGGCCCTGCCCGCCTGCACGATTTGTTCGTCACCCATGAGGCGATGTCGCCGGGTGCCTACAAGAACCGCGGCGAAGGCCTGACCATAAATTATGGCTACCACGTCTCGCCCTTCGGCATCGCGCTGATCATGGTAACCGACCGGGGGCTTGCCGGCCTTTCCTTCAACGATCCCGGCGATGAAAAGGCCGCGTTCGACGATATGGCCGGCCGCTGGCCCAACGCCACCTACATCGAAGACATGGCCGCCATCCTGCCCTATGCGCAGCGCATCTTCGATCCGTCCCGCTGGCGCGCCGACCAGCCCCTGCGCGTGGTCATGATCGGCACCGACTTTCAGGTGCGGGTATGGGAGGCTTTGTTGTCTATCCCCATGGGCACGGCCAGAACCTATTCCGATCTCGCCGGACAGATCGGGGAACCGAAGGCCTCGCGCGCCGTGGGCGCTGCCTGCGGGGCCAATCCCATCTCCTTCGTGGTGCCCTGTCACCGCGCCCTGGCGAAATCCGGTGCGCTCACCGGCTATCACTGGGGCCTGACCCGCAAGCGGGCCATCCTCGGCTGGGAAGCGGGACAGGTAGCCTGA